The following are encoded in a window of Rosa chinensis cultivar Old Blush chromosome 4, RchiOBHm-V2, whole genome shotgun sequence genomic DNA:
- the LOC112197992 gene encoding cyclin-dependent protein kinase inhibitor SMR6 produces the protein MGFSGELGLDSDPQKWVIAGIPLRAPLKPIYTIANPVADITEANHGGGDVEEEEECGSTTPTAAEARIPIRLTCPPPPRKRKPAAASKCNYGSVREFFTPPDLESVFIRRHVERAN, from the coding sequence ATGGGCTTTTCTGGCGAGTTAGGCTTGGATTCCGACCCCCAGAAATGGGTTATAGCCGGAATTCCGTTGCGGGCTCCGTTAAAGCCGATATACACCATTGCCAACCCGGTGGCGGACATCACCGAAGCAAACCACGGCGGCGGTgacgtggaagaagaagaagagtgtgGTTCGACGACTCCGACCGCTGCGGAGGCGAGAATTCCTATCAGGCTGACGTGTCCGCCTCCGCCGAGGAAAAGGAAGCCGGCGGCTGCTTCGAAATGTAACTACGGTAGTGTTAGAGAGTTCTTCACCCCTCCCGACTTAGAAAGCGTCTTCATACGCCGCCATGTCGAGAGGGctaattga